A single region of the Lycium barbarum isolate Lr01 chromosome 2, ASM1917538v2, whole genome shotgun sequence genome encodes:
- the LOC132626929 gene encoding protein BUNDLE SHEATH DEFECTIVE 2, chloroplastic encodes MVELSTSCCFANPSITPTIPLISQFSTINYNKGKTSLRGERFITSAAKSGGFSLKSIVNRCEGCGGQGAIECPGCKGTGKNKKNGNIFERWKCFDCQGFGMKSCPVCGKGGLTPEQRGER; translated from the exons ATGGTTGAGCTTTCCACTTCTTGTTGCTTTGCTAACCCTTCAATTACTCCAACAATTCCCCTAATTTCACAATTTAGTACCATAAATTATAACAAGGGAAAAACTTCACTAAGAGGCGAAAGATTTATTACTTCTGCTGCAAAATCTGGAGGTTTTTCACTTAAATCG ATTGTGAATAGGTGCGAAGGATGCGGAGGTCAAGGTGCAATAGAGTGTCCCGGATGTAAG GGGACTGGAAAGAATAAGAAGAATGGGAACATCTTTGAAAGATGGAA GTGTTTTGATTGCCAAGGATTTGGCATGAAGAGTTGTCCAGTCTGTGGAAAAGGAGGACTTACCCCGGAACAACGTGGGGAACGATAA